A genome region from Rhodopseudomonas boonkerdii includes the following:
- a CDS encoding GlsB/YeaQ/YmgE family stress response membrane protein, with product MLWIILVGFVAGILARIISPGPNNPSGFILTTLLGIAGAFLATFIGQQIGHYGPNQGAGFITATIGALVVLFIWNRLVVRGSIPDPGQR from the coding sequence ATGCTCTGGATCATTCTTGTCGGCTTCGTCGCGGGTATTCTCGCACGCATCATATCCCCGGGCCCGAATAATCCCTCGGGCTTTATCCTGACGACGCTGCTCGGGATTGCCGGCGCGTTCCTGGCCACTTTCATCGGTCAGCAGATCGGCCATTACGGCCCGAACCAGGGCGCCGGCTTCATCACCGCCACGATCGGCGCACTGGTGGTGCTGTTCATCTGGAACAGGCTGGTCGTCCGTGGATCGATTCCGGATCCCGGCCAGCGTTGA
- a CDS encoding YidB family protein, which produces MGLLDILNGMANGPRGPSDPNDKSGGMSPLTMAILALLAYKGYKHIAGGQQQPAPQGQPQQVPAPTQASVNDSGGLGGLLGGLLGGNAGASQGGATGGGGLSDLLRGPLGGLLGGAAAGTVLSGGLSDLVKRLQESGQGDAADSWVQPGPNKQISPGDLGAALGADSIAQLTARTGMSREQLLSELSSELPGAVDAFTPHGRLPTEDEASSHWV; this is translated from the coding sequence ATGGGTTTGCTCGACATTCTAAATGGCATGGCGAACGGGCCGCGCGGCCCCAGCGATCCCAATGACAAGAGCGGCGGCATGTCGCCACTCACCATGGCGATCCTCGCGCTGCTAGCCTACAAAGGCTACAAACATATCGCCGGGGGCCAGCAACAGCCGGCACCGCAAGGGCAGCCGCAGCAAGTACCGGCACCGACCCAGGCCAGCGTCAATGATAGCGGCGGTCTCGGCGGGTTGCTCGGTGGTCTTCTGGGCGGCAACGCCGGAGCCTCACAGGGTGGCGCGACCGGTGGCGGAGGTCTCAGCGACCTGCTGCGTGGCCCGCTCGGCGGGCTGCTTGGCGGCGCAGCAGCCGGCACAGTGCTCAGCGGCGGTCTCAGCGATCTCGTGAAACGCCTGCAGGAGAGCGGTCAAGGCGATGCAGCGGACTCCTGGGTTCAGCCAGGGCCGAACAAGCAGATCTCACCGGGCGATCTCGGCGCCGCACTCGGTGCAGACAGTATCGCGCAGCTCACCGCACGTACTGGCATGTCGCGCGAACAACTGCTTTCCGAACTTAGTAGCGAACTTCCCGGTGCGGTGGATGCATTTACACCACATGGCCGGCTACCGACCGAGGACGAAGCCTCGTCCCACTGGGTCTAA
- a CDS encoding acyl-CoA dehydrogenase family protein: protein MTEPDNIVAETAERIFADLADAQTINHDKSGAWKAPLWQALTESGLPLSWVPEECDGSGTSMAEGFSVLGVAGRAGVSVPLAETMLAGWLLTQGKIKSPEGMMTVAPAGPRDRLTLNADGTISGRARAIPFAKEAKHIAVIAGGSIALVDAGACKIDAGLSLAGDHSDTVHFDKVKPVATAKAPDGVDEKALLLMGALARSLQIAGALESMLGISVQYSGERVAFEKKISKFQAVQHNLAKLAGETSAALAAASSAADAFSHGAPIDDALFLEAAAAKIRCSEAAEKGAAIAHQVHGAIGFTQEHILHRYTLRALAWRDDFGSESYWAVELGRLVAKRGADELWPLVASR from the coding sequence TTGACCGAACCAGACAATATTGTCGCTGAAACCGCTGAGAGGATTTTCGCCGATCTCGCGGACGCACAGACCATCAATCACGACAAGTCAGGCGCCTGGAAGGCGCCGCTCTGGCAAGCGCTCACCGAATCCGGTCTGCCTCTGTCCTGGGTACCTGAAGAGTGCGACGGCTCCGGTACCAGCATGGCTGAAGGATTCAGCGTGCTCGGTGTTGCCGGCCGCGCCGGCGTCAGCGTTCCGCTCGCCGAAACCATGCTTGCCGGCTGGCTGCTGACCCAAGGCAAGATCAAGTCACCCGAAGGCATGATGACCGTGGCACCGGCAGGTCCGCGCGATCGCCTCACGCTCAATGCCGATGGCACCATTTCCGGCCGCGCCCGCGCTATTCCCTTCGCCAAGGAAGCAAAGCACATCGCTGTCATCGCCGGCGGCTCGATCGCACTGGTCGATGCTGGCGCTTGCAAGATCGATGCAGGCCTCAGCCTCGCCGGCGATCATTCCGACACCGTGCATTTCGACAAGGTGAAGCCCGTCGCGACCGCGAAGGCGCCCGACGGCGTCGATGAAAAAGCCCTGCTGCTGATGGGCGCCCTCGCGCGCAGCTTGCAGATCGCCGGCGCGCTGGAATCCATGCTCGGCATCAGCGTGCAATATTCAGGCGAGCGCGTCGCCTTCGAGAAGAAGATTTCGAAATTCCAGGCCGTGCAGCACAATCTCGCAAAGCTGGCTGGCGAGACATCTGCCGCACTCGCCGCGGCGAGCTCAGCTGCCGACGCCTTCTCGCACGGCGCTCCGATCGACGACGCGCTCTTCCTCGAAGCCGCAGCAGCCAAGATTCGCTGCTCCGAAGCAGCCGAGAAAGGCGCGGCCATCGCCCATCAGGTGCATGGCGCCATCGGCTTCACGCAGGAGCATATCCTGCATCGCTACACCCTGCGTGCTCTCGCCTGGCGCGACGATTTCGGCAGCGAGAGCTACTGGGCCGTCGAACTCGGCAGGCTCGTCGCCAAACGCGGCGCTGACGAGCTGTGGCCGCTGGTTGCATCGCGCTGA
- a CDS encoding ABC transporter substrate-binding protein — MKTLLSGLLASTMILAATSGAMAQNKPLKLGAILDMSGLYADITGPGSETAAKMAAEDFGGEVLGRKIEIVAADHLNKADLSANIARDMLDNQGVEAIIDVAASATALAASEIARARNKIIIFNGPGSIRLSNEACGPYTVHYVFDTYAQANVTGLATVRNGLDSWFFLSADYAFGQDLEKDTTAVVTKAGGKVLGSVKHPLNTADFSSFLLQAQSSKAKVVGLANAGGDTITAIKQAAEFGLTKSGGQKLSPLLAFISDIDSVGLDTAQGLILAEAFYWDLNDETRAFTKRFQERNKGRVPTSAQAGVYSSVLHYLKAVKAAGTTDSAAVMKLMKETPINDMFAKNGKIREDGRMVHDFYLFEVKKPSESKGRWDYYKLSATVPADQAFQPLSESRCPLVKK, encoded by the coding sequence GTGAAGACGCTGCTTTCTGGCCTGCTCGCATCGACCATGATTCTGGCCGCGACATCGGGAGCGATGGCGCAGAACAAGCCGCTCAAGCTTGGCGCGATCCTCGATATGTCCGGCCTCTATGCCGACATCACCGGACCGGGCAGCGAAACGGCGGCCAAAATGGCGGCGGAAGATTTCGGCGGCGAGGTGCTGGGTCGCAAGATCGAGATCGTCGCCGCGGATCATCTCAACAAGGCCGATCTCTCGGCGAATATCGCGCGCGATATGCTCGACAATCAAGGCGTCGAGGCGATCATCGACGTGGCGGCATCGGCCACTGCCCTGGCTGCGAGCGAGATTGCGCGGGCGCGCAACAAGATCATCATTTTCAACGGTCCAGGCTCGATCCGCCTCAGCAACGAAGCCTGCGGTCCCTACACCGTGCACTATGTGTTCGATACTTACGCCCAAGCCAACGTGACCGGCCTCGCTACCGTCAGGAACGGTCTCGACAGCTGGTTCTTCCTGTCGGCCGACTATGCATTCGGTCAGGATCTGGAAAAGGATACAACCGCTGTCGTGACCAAGGCGGGCGGCAAGGTACTGGGCAGCGTCAAACATCCGCTGAATACCGCGGATTTCTCATCCTTCCTGCTGCAGGCGCAATCGTCCAAGGCCAAGGTCGTCGGTCTCGCCAATGCCGGCGGCGACACCATCACCGCCATCAAGCAAGCGGCCGAATTCGGTCTCACCAAGAGCGGTGGTCAGAAGCTGTCGCCGCTGCTGGCCTTCATCTCGGACATCGACAGCGTCGGTCTCGACACCGCGCAGGGCCTGATTCTCGCGGAAGCTTTCTACTGGGATCTCAACGACGAGACCCGCGCTTTCACTAAACGTTTCCAGGAACGCAATAAAGGCCGTGTGCCGACCTCGGCCCAGGCCGGCGTCTATTCGTCCGTGTTGCATTATCTCAAGGCGGTGAAAGCGGCCGGTACGACCGATTCTGCGGCGGTCATGAAGCTGATGAAGGAAACCCCTATCAACGACATGTTCGCCAAGAACGGCAAGATCCGCGAGGACGGCCGCATGGTTCATGACTTCTATCTGTTCGAGGTGAAGAAGCCGTCGGAATCAAAGGGACGTTGGGACTATTACAAGCTCTCTGCCACCGTTCCGGCCGATCAGGCATTCCAGCCGCTGTCGGAATCGCGTTGCCCGCTGGTGAAGAAGTAA
- a CDS encoding enoyl-CoA hydratase: MSDIVLQDLDNGLLTITMNRPDRRNALNPEMTEGLVAAARRAQEDHEVRAVLIKGAGGTFCVGGDVKSMAAGRAPLPFEAKRVNLRKGMEVSRILHTMAKPVVAQLDGAAAGAGLSIALSCDLRVASSSVKITTAFAKVGFSGDYGGTYFLTKMLGSAKARELYLMSPVLTAQEALALGMVTKVVDDAEVETAARDLAMSLARGPSITYGYIKTNINNAETMTLEACFDGESIHHTRCGDTEDHKEAAKAFVEKRKPVFKGQ; this comes from the coding sequence ATGAGCGACATCGTCCTGCAGGACCTCGACAACGGTCTTCTCACCATCACCATGAACCGTCCGGATCGGCGCAACGCGCTCAATCCGGAAATGACCGAAGGGCTGGTCGCGGCCGCGCGCCGCGCCCAGGAGGATCACGAGGTGCGGGCGGTGCTCATCAAGGGCGCCGGCGGCACGTTCTGCGTCGGTGGCGATGTCAAGTCGATGGCGGCGGGGCGCGCGCCGCTTCCGTTCGAGGCCAAACGCGTCAATCTGCGCAAAGGCATGGAGGTCTCGCGTATCCTGCACACAATGGCGAAGCCGGTGGTGGCGCAGCTCGATGGTGCCGCTGCGGGCGCGGGTCTTTCGATCGCGCTGTCCTGCGATCTCCGCGTTGCCTCGTCCTCGGTGAAGATCACCACGGCATTCGCCAAGGTCGGTTTCTCCGGCGATTATGGCGGCACCTATTTCCTGACCAAGATGCTCGGCAGCGCCAAGGCGCGCGAACTCTATCTGATGTCGCCGGTGCTCACGGCACAGGAGGCGCTGGCACTCGGCATGGTCACCAAGGTGGTCGATGACGCCGAAGTGGAAACGGCGGCGCGTGACCTCGCGATGTCGCTCGCGCGTGGGCCGAGCATCACTTACGGCTATATCAAGACCAACATCAACAACGCCGAGACGATGACGCTGGAAGCCTGCTTCGACGGCGAGTCGATACACCATACCCGCTGCGGCGACACCGAGGATCACAAGGAAGCCGCCAAGGCCTTCGTCGAGAAGCGCAAGCCAGTCTTCAAGGGGCAATGA
- a CDS encoding SDR family NAD(P)-dependent oxidoreductase: protein MSADGLCAVITGSASGLGAATAAILAKDGARLVINYSSSAKEAEATAEQCRQLGAAEVVVVQGDVSKDEDCKKIVAAAEPWGRIDALVNNAGVTKHVAHDDLDGLSAEDFQWIYGVNTIGPYQMIRAARLLLESSAKASGRAAAVVNVSSIAGLSGAGSSVAYAASKGALNSITLSLARALAPLIRINTVCPGYIDTPWFTKGRGADAAAKVREAVIARVPLQAASTAEDIAQLIYFLATPPSSHMTGELVRMDAGMHLLTVRA, encoded by the coding sequence ATGTCTGCGGATGGTTTGTGTGCAGTGATTACGGGATCGGCGTCGGGGCTCGGCGCTGCAACGGCGGCCATCCTCGCGAAGGATGGGGCACGCCTCGTAATCAACTATTCGTCGAGCGCGAAGGAGGCAGAGGCGACTGCCGAGCAATGCCGCCAGCTGGGAGCCGCCGAGGTCGTGGTCGTGCAGGGCGATGTCTCGAAAGACGAGGACTGCAAGAAGATTGTTGCTGCTGCCGAGCCATGGGGGCGCATCGATGCTCTGGTGAACAATGCGGGCGTCACCAAACATGTCGCACACGACGATCTCGACGGGCTTTCGGCGGAAGACTTCCAGTGGATCTATGGCGTCAACACCATCGGGCCCTATCAGATGATACGTGCGGCGCGGCTCCTGCTTGAAAGCAGTGCAAAGGCTTCCGGTCGTGCGGCGGCGGTAGTGAATGTATCGTCGATAGCTGGCTTGTCGGGCGCGGGTTCATCGGTTGCCTATGCGGCCAGCAAGGGTGCGCTGAACTCGATCACGCTGTCACTGGCGCGCGCATTGGCACCGCTGATCCGCATCAACACGGTTTGCCCCGGCTATATCGATACGCCGTGGTTTACCAAGGGGCGCGGGGCGGATGCGGCCGCCAAGGTACGCGAGGCGGTCATAGCCCGCGTACCGCTTCAGGCGGCTTCAACGGCCGAGGATATTGCGCAACTCATTTACTTCCTCGCCACGCCGCCATCCAGCCATATGACCGGAGAACTGGTGCGCATGGATGCCGGCATGCATCTGTTGACTGTGCGGGCATAA
- a CDS encoding acyl-CoA dehydrogenase family protein: MTAALRFDPIRLPPECEQLRKEVRAFLADEIAAGTFDPHRPVQEDADNREFSRRVGEKGWLGMTWPKKYGGHERSFLERYVVTEEMRVANAPVRRFFVADRQSGPVLLKYAPEHIKMDILPRICRGEICFSIGMSEPNSGSDLFAAKTKATKTDGGFLINGSKIWTTSAHIADYMIAIFRTSPPTKENRRHGLTQFLVNMKAPGIKVNPIDQITGQQEFNEVVFTDAFIPDDHVLGEIDGAWKQATSELAYERSGPERFLETYYTLTELVRAIGSDPDTRSAEGIGRLVAQLHTMRRMSVSVAGMLQAGKEPVVEASIVKDIGTVWEQQLPHRVRDLAAFVDESASNHATLEEMLDFAIKTAPKLTIQGGTTEVLRGIIARGLGLR; encoded by the coding sequence ATGACCGCAGCCCTTCGTTTCGATCCGATCCGCCTGCCGCCCGAATGCGAACAGCTCCGCAAGGAAGTCCGCGCCTTTCTCGCCGATGAAATCGCCGCCGGCACTTTTGATCCGCACCGCCCGGTGCAGGAAGACGCCGATAACCGCGAATTCTCCCGCCGTGTCGGCGAGAAGGGCTGGCTCGGCATGACATGGCCCAAGAAATACGGCGGTCATGAGCGCAGCTTCCTTGAGCGCTACGTCGTCACTGAAGAAATGCGCGTCGCAAACGCGCCGGTGCGCCGCTTCTTCGTGGCCGACCGCCAGAGCGGCCCGGTGCTGCTGAAATATGCGCCCGAACACATCAAGATGGACATTCTGCCGCGCATCTGCCGCGGCGAGATCTGCTTCTCCATCGGCATGAGCGAGCCGAATTCCGGCTCCGATCTGTTCGCCGCCAAGACCAAGGCGACCAAGACCGACGGCGGCTTTCTGATCAATGGCAGCAAGATCTGGACGACCTCGGCACATATCGCCGACTACATGATCGCGATTTTCCGCACCTCACCGCCGACCAAGGAAAATCGTCGCCACGGCCTCACCCAGTTCCTGGTCAACATGAAGGCACCGGGCATCAAGGTGAACCCCATCGACCAGATCACCGGCCAACAGGAATTCAACGAGGTCGTCTTCACCGACGCCTTCATCCCGGACGATCACGTGCTCGGCGAGATTGACGGCGCGTGGAAACAGGCCACCTCCGAACTCGCTTACGAGCGGTCCGGCCCCGAGCGTTTCCTCGAAACCTATTACACGCTGACCGAACTGGTCCGCGCGATCGGCTCGGATCCGGATACACGCAGCGCCGAAGGCATCGGCCGGCTGGTTGCGCAGCTTCACACGATGCGCCGCATGTCGGTGTCGGTGGCCGGCATGCTGCAGGCCGGCAAAGAACCGGTGGTGGAAGCCTCCATCGTCAAGGACATCGGCACCGTCTGGGAGCAGCAGCTCCCGCATCGCGTGCGCGACCTCGCCGCCTTCGTCGATGAGAGCGCCTCCAACCATGCGACGCTGGAGGAGATGCTCGATTTCGCCATCAAGACGGCCCCGAAACTCACCATCCAGGGCGGCACCACCGAAGTCCTGCGCGGCATCATCGCGCGGGGGCTGGGGCTGCGGTGA
- a CDS encoding enoyl-CoA hydratase/isomerase family protein codes for MTSYKDIAIETRGHIAIIEIRKPPLNFFDILLIQQIANALDEIDANPELRATVLCAQGKAFCAGADFSDPNRKETVADASGDPADNLGSIGHLYMEAVRIFRAKKPIVAAVHGAAIGGGLGLAVSADFRVACPETRFAANFTRLGFHPGFGLTVSLTELIGKNNAELMFYTSRRVGGEEALKMGLANVLVPQDQVRDTAIKLAEEIAENSPLGLLSTRATMRNGLADRVAKATEHELAEQTRLRKTEDFKEGVKATAERRVPNFKGR; via the coding sequence ATGACCAGCTACAAAGACATCGCCATCGAGACCAGAGGCCACATCGCGATCATCGAGATTCGCAAGCCGCCGCTGAACTTCTTCGACATCCTGCTGATCCAGCAGATCGCCAACGCGCTCGACGAGATCGACGCCAACCCAGAGCTGCGCGCCACGGTGCTGTGCGCGCAGGGCAAGGCGTTCTGCGCCGGCGCGGATTTCAGCGATCCCAACCGCAAGGAAACCGTCGCCGATGCGTCTGGCGATCCGGCCGACAATCTCGGCTCTATCGGGCATCTCTATATGGAAGCCGTGCGCATCTTCCGCGCCAAGAAACCCATTGTCGCCGCAGTGCATGGCGCAGCCATTGGTGGCGGCCTTGGCCTCGCAGTGTCTGCCGACTTCCGTGTCGCCTGCCCGGAAACCCGCTTCGCCGCAAACTTTACCCGCCTCGGCTTCCACCCCGGCTTTGGCCTCACGGTGTCGCTGACCGAACTGATCGGCAAGAACAATGCCGAGCTGATGTTCTACACATCGCGCCGCGTCGGCGGCGAGGAAGCGCTGAAGATGGGCCTCGCCAATGTGCTGGTGCCCCAGGATCAGGTCCGCGACACCGCCATCAAGCTGGCGGAAGAAATCGCAGAGAACTCGCCCCTCGGCCTGCTCTCCACCCGCGCCACCATGCGCAACGGCCTGGCCGATCGCGTTGCCAAGGCGACCGAACACGAGCTGGCGGAACAGACACGTCTACGCAAGACCGAAGACTTCAAGGAGGGCGTGAAGGCCACAGCCGAACGTCGCGTACCGAACTTCAAGGGGCGCTAA
- a CDS encoding acetate--CoA ligase family protein — protein sequence MSVSGPPHPLDSFFNPSSIAIIGASRDATKIPGLLLAFLRKNKFAGAIHPVNPNYPDIDGLTCYPSLDAIRQPVDLAIVIIPARAVLGALEDCAGLGVKHAIVISSGFAEEGGDSVAMQEAIAALAKRTGMRISGPNAEGYYNQIAGIAATFSPTVDVKPDQPRLVATTKRIGIVAQSGGIGFAIYNRAKALGIALSTVISTGNESDLGAGEFLDYMVQDPGTDVILLFIEGIRDVDQFLAAARKAAEIGKPVIVTKVGRSGAGERAAASHTASMVGWTTAYDAIFARHGFIVSNDLDEAVSIAAVLTTTPLPKGERVAVVTVSGGAGIWGADAISAQGLQVPELSDGLQAAIRGLIPSYGSPRNPIDITAQAVHSGGLQKTIELLDRSDEVDAILVVISLSSETRMPFKTLELKPVIAAQNKPIVFWSYTLPSNFARTGLAESGVVVLSGLTHVSVALRRLVDHARFKPVEAVVMARQMPADLAKHLTASTLSEHDSKTLLHVAGVTLPDEILVVDKSGLDAALAKIGFPLVMKIQSRDIPHKSEVGGVKVNIATKEEAAAAYDALIASAQKHRPEAALQGVLVSPMAKKGVEIIVGTLLDKTFGPMVMVGLGGVTTELFKDVVYRPAPVSGQEAKEMLNALKGAPLLNGFRGAAKADVLAASTLITQVSELAAQLKGEVAEIELNPVLVHPAGEGVTIVDALVVRKI from the coding sequence ATGAGTGTATCAGGTCCGCCGCATCCGCTGGACTCGTTCTTTAACCCGTCCAGCATTGCCATCATTGGCGCTTCGCGCGATGCCACCAAGATCCCCGGTCTCCTGTTGGCCTTTCTGCGTAAGAATAAATTTGCGGGCGCGATCCATCCCGTCAATCCGAACTATCCCGATATCGATGGGTTGACATGCTATCCATCGCTGGATGCGATTCGACAGCCGGTCGACCTGGCGATCGTCATCATTCCCGCGCGCGCAGTGCTTGGCGCACTGGAAGATTGCGCGGGACTCGGCGTCAAGCATGCGATCGTCATTTCCTCGGGCTTTGCCGAGGAGGGCGGCGATTCCGTCGCCATGCAGGAAGCGATCGCGGCACTTGCGAAGCGCACAGGCATGCGGATCTCTGGGCCGAATGCCGAGGGCTATTACAACCAGATCGCCGGTATCGCCGCAACCTTCAGTCCGACCGTTGACGTGAAGCCCGACCAGCCGCGTCTCGTCGCAACCACAAAGCGGATCGGCATTGTCGCGCAGTCCGGCGGCATCGGCTTTGCGATTTATAATCGCGCCAAGGCGCTGGGTATCGCGCTGAGCACGGTGATCTCGACCGGCAACGAGTCCGATCTGGGCGCCGGAGAATTCCTCGACTATATGGTGCAGGACCCTGGGACCGATGTGATCCTGCTGTTCATCGAGGGCATTCGCGATGTCGATCAATTCCTGGCTGCCGCAAGGAAAGCGGCGGAGATCGGCAAGCCGGTCATTGTCACCAAAGTCGGTCGCTCCGGCGCGGGTGAGCGCGCGGCAGCGTCGCACACGGCGAGTATGGTGGGCTGGACGACAGCCTATGATGCCATCTTCGCGCGCCATGGTTTCATCGTTTCCAACGATCTGGACGAGGCGGTAAGCATCGCTGCCGTGCTAACAACGACTCCGTTGCCGAAGGGCGAGCGGGTGGCTGTCGTGACGGTCTCGGGCGGTGCAGGCATCTGGGGCGCCGATGCGATATCGGCGCAAGGGCTTCAGGTCCCGGAACTGTCGGACGGCTTACAAGCGGCGATCCGCGGCCTGATCCCGTCCTACGGCTCGCCGCGCAATCCCATCGATATCACGGCGCAGGCCGTGCATAGCGGCGGGCTGCAGAAGACCATCGAACTGCTCGACAGATCGGACGAGGTGGATGCGATCCTGGTGGTCATCTCGCTGTCCAGCGAAACGCGAATGCCGTTCAAGACGCTGGAGCTGAAGCCGGTGATCGCGGCACAGAACAAGCCAATCGTGTTCTGGTCCTATACGCTGCCGTCGAATTTTGCCCGGACGGGACTGGCTGAATCCGGCGTCGTTGTCCTGTCGGGGCTCACGCATGTGAGTGTGGCCTTGAGACGGCTGGTCGATCATGCGCGCTTCAAGCCGGTCGAGGCCGTCGTGATGGCCAGGCAAATGCCAGCCGATCTTGCCAAGCACCTCACGGCATCGACTTTGTCCGAGCATGACAGCAAGACCTTGCTGCATGTGGCGGGCGTTACGTTGCCGGATGAGATTCTTGTCGTCGACAAATCTGGACTTGACGCTGCGCTCGCCAAGATTGGCTTCCCGCTGGTGATGAAGATCCAGTCGCGCGATATCCCGCACAAGAGTGAGGTCGGCGGCGTCAAGGTCAACATCGCGACCAAGGAGGAAGCGGCTGCCGCCTATGACGCGTTGATAGCAAGCGCGCAGAAGCACAGGCCCGAAGCGGCCTTGCAGGGTGTTCTGGTCTCACCGATGGCAAAGAAAGGCGTTGAGATCATCGTCGGCACGCTGCTCGACAAGACATTCGGGCCCATGGTGATGGTCGGTCTCGGCGGCGTGACGACGGAGCTGTTCAAGGATGTCGTCTATCGCCCTGCGCCAGTGAGTGGGCAAGAGGCAAAGGAGATGCTGAATGCCTTGAAGGGGGCGCCGTTGCTGAACGGGTTTCGTGGGGCGGCGAAAGCGGATGTGTTGGCTGCGTCGACACTGATTACGCAAGTCTCGGAACTGGCTGCGCAGCTCAAGGGCGAGGTGGCGGAGATCGAGCTCAATCCCGTGCTGGTACATCCAGCGGGAGAAGGTGTGACGATCGTCGATGCGTTGGTGGTGCGGAAGATTTAA